One region of Cuculus canorus isolate bCucCan1 chromosome 6, bCucCan1.pri, whole genome shotgun sequence genomic DNA includes:
- the LOC128852459 gene encoding germinal-center associated nuclear protein-like isoform X3, protein MAEPVRRRHPRGDRESDRRCGGRGAGARGSPPGRRPSPRPSSGAAGGCAPRPGRCPRGCSPHGSAAAAAAPAPGGGTGRTGRRWARGAADATAARRARGSESAEGSGGLNPAELTSIQCKNIPDYLNDRTVLEKHFSQFVKVRRVVTRRNKKMAVVHFFDHASAALARKKAKELHKDIVTFWQKKKTSPAKGEFSSKEKKAGEDEGRQSNEEQNYQHSPLRKTLIRSPASGVMPVKSSPAKKPNLRKALQFEADLFDSSSEAQSSDALGVSLLSLNNLVGLVAETSEERYRLLDQRDKIMRQARIKRTDLGKAKTVVGTCPDMCPEKERYMRETRNQLSIFELLLGSDKVDHAAAIKEYSRSSADQEEPLPHELRPSEVLSMTMDYLVTNIMDQGEGNYREWYDFVWNRTRGIRKDITQQHLCNPLTVSLIEKCTRFHIHCAHHLCEEPMSSFDAKINNENMTKCLQSLKEMYQDLANKGVYCKSESEFRGYNVLLNLNKGDILREVQQFRPEVRNSPEVRFAVQAFAALNSNNFVRFFKLVQAASYLNACLLHCYFSQIRKDALKSLNIAYTVSTQRSTVFPLDHLVRMLLFKDGEEATDFISYYGLSVFEGAYVELNRSAFLEPDGLPKPRKSMFVSQKLTVLVGEVVNGGPLTSVPHHVPVSSFNKQNKYTGGNTSVDQASSSQKSIVEATEGRMEGKGMDLDAAAVRVQTPAHLLPSLLPHQLVPMLPLAQAVSQPAGQPEPQPLYTDTDIAEVVDGLVQDVLKGECREVGRAGVAYVTAAVCISEATVEELVTEVVEESLKQVAGSVLSAERERVKEERRRVEEERQKQEREQLIKQLSQLVGMELMEEVIKESVQEDSANQLKYALERDRQARIARCSEEVSGHIMDLFLDDEIFQIAKETLQELQCFCKYLQRWREAVAARRKLKRQMRAFPAAPCCVDLKNSLKVLSPSAEWPISRENLCKGMVDLGHGGKLGISSIRLNLLRDKTAHEMKVQHFYQQLLSDLAWTPLDLVSLIAEHIPVEQEQVFWKVLLVLPSDEEYAKDDHSRVLVDWLKVKFMGDKNWRKNTSHTENRIQTLTLFNSPGMQGSRSIKVGVCIKVAHGALSDCELDTAEMQKDLLGTSGLILLLPPRVRSEDVAEDDVYWLSALLQLKQLLQAKPFHPLVPLVVLVPGQEEEATEKEVEEGLMLQDLISAQLISDYTIVELPGSINDLQGTRRISKAVCWLVSQYPNSLELCSQTLQEYVEDGIACEFGNRFYHDRKERRSAGLPSQEPGVIIELYNSVLQFLSDVASSEHLCDLSWPITEFSERGGNKLLPHLQWNMPDHLAWLKKAVLFFQIPYLDLPPLGAPWRPVCHMIFQYVSQIASSSSTRPLILSQVENLLSKTYQKWKNNTSGNSDEDGPSVDDIPWDDILAACIDHKLRDWKPPKLPIAPEAVSNDGQIRVYFFKEHLKNFTLPFAWEQARLRTQEEIRQGHERSRIKCPKSLKKPYSISKMSGQYGYDTSMLSGQEKSLTSAGEFTDTASDKELLPARLLAQLQMERRESMRFEEQLHRCLTEDMDPLGAFTGLPLYLPQSLVSNPAVTCPLVKSPVSSQEAVSREDCKRLMKEPSPTLSDQLKHLQQLLRANKEAEAASELHLSALVDMVNI, encoded by the exons gcttctgcagctcttgccagaaaaaaagcaaaggagttGCACAAAGACATCGTAACATtttggcagaagaagaaaacaa GTCCAGCAAAAGGAGAATTTTCAtccaaggagaagaaagcaggcGAAGATGAAGGAAGGCAGAGCAATGAAGAGCAAAACTATCAGCATTCCCCTCTTCGGAAAACCTTAATAAGATCGCCTGCCAGCGGTGTAATGCCTGTTAAAAG TTCTCCAGCAAAGAAGCCTAACCTTAGAAAGGCATTGCAGTTTGAAGCAGATCTCTTTGATTCCAGTTCAGAAGCACAGAGCTCAGATGCCTTGGGAGTTTCATTGTTGTCTCTTAATAACCTGGTAGGATTAGTGGCTGAAACATCTGAAGAAAGATACCGTCTTTTGGACCAAAGGGACAAAATCATGCGTCAAG CACGAATAAAAAGGACCGATCTTGGCAAAGCAAAAACCGTTGTTGGCACTTGCCCAGACATGTGTCCTGAAAAGGAGCGCTACATGAGGGAGACAAGAAACCAACTCAGTATCTTTGAATTGCTTCTGGGATCTGACAAG GTAGATCATGCAGCGGCAATCAAGGAATACAGCAGGTCTTCAGCAGATCAGGAGGAGCCTTTGCCCCATGAATTGAGACCCTCTGAGGTGTTGAGCATGACCATGGACTATTTAGTGACAAACATTATGGATCAAGGAGAAGGAAACTACCGAGAATGGTATGACTTTGTCTGGAACAGAACTCGTGGAATAAGAAAG GATATAACCCAGCAACATCTCTGCAACCCGCTAACGGTGTCTCTGATTGAGAAGTGCACTCGCTTTCACATCCATTGTGCCCACCACTTGTGTGAAGAGCCCATGTCCTCCTTTGATGCCAAAATCAACAATGAGAACATGACTAAATGCCTGCAGAGCTTGAAGGAGATGTACCAGGACCTGGCTAACAAGGGGGTTTACTGCAAGAGCGAATCGGAGTTCAGAGGCTATAATGTCTTGCTGAATCTCAACAAGGGCGACATTCTCAG AGAAGTACAGCAGTTTCGTCCAGAGGTTAGAAACTCTCCTGAAGTTAGGTTTGCAGTTCAAGCTTTTGCTGCATTAAACAGCAACAACTTTGTGAGGTTTTTCAAGTTAGTACAAGCAGCTTCCTATCTGAATGCCTGTCTCTTACACTGTTATTTCAGCCAG ATTCGTAAAGATGCTCTCAAATCTCTCAATATTGCCTATACTGTGAGCACCCAAAGAAGTACGGTGTTTCCTTTGGATCACCTGGTCCGCATGCTACTGTTCAAAGATGGTGAGGAAGCAACTGATTTTATCAGTTACTACGGCCTGAGCGTGTTTGAAGG tgcTTATGTGGAGCTGAATcgctcagctttcttggagccagATGGGTTACCCAAACCACGTAAATCAATGTTTGTCAGCCAGAAGCTAACTGTCTTGGTGGGGGAAGTTGTAAATGGTGGGCCGTTGACCTCGGTGCCTCACCACGTGCCTGTGTCTAGCTTCAACAAACAGAACAAGTATACCGGCGGAAACACCTCCGTGGATCAAGCCAGTAGTAGCCAAAAATCTATTGTGGAAGCAACTG aaggaaggatggaaggcaAAGGCATGGATTTAGATGCGGCAGCAGTAAGAGTCCAGACCCCAGCTCATCTTCTGCCCTCGCTGTTACCTCATCAGCTTGTGCCAATGCTGCCTCTCGCGCAGGCAGTCTCCCAACCTGCTGGTCAGCCCGAGCCTCAGCCTCTCTACACAGACACG GACATCGCCGAAGTGGTAGACGGACTTGTGCAGGATGTCCTCAAAGGAGAGTGCAGAGAAGTTGGCAGAGCAGGAGTGGCCTACGTGACTGCTGCCGTCTG CATTTCAGAGGCCACTGTGGAGGAACTTGTGACTGAAGTGGTGGAGGAGAGTCTCAAACAAGTGGCTGGAAGCGTGCTTAGCGCAGAAAGGGAGCGTGTCAAAGAGGAAAGGCGCAgagtggaggaagagag gcaaaagcaggaaagagaacagTTAATAAAGCAGTTGAGCCAGTTGGTGGGTATGGAGTTAATGGAAGAAGTAATAAAGGAGAGTGTTCAAGAAGATTCAGCCAATCAGTTAAA ATATGCCTTAGAAAGAGACCGACAAGCTCGTATTGCCCGCTGTTCAGAAGAAGTCAGTGGTCACATCATGGACCTCTTTTTGGATGATGAGATTTTCCAGATTGCTAAGGAAACCCTTCAGGAGCTCCAGTGTTTCTGCAAGTACTTGCAACG GTGGAGGGAGGCTGTGGCAGCTCGGAGAAAGCTGAAACGTCAAATGAGGGCgtttcctgctgctccctgctgcgTGGATCTGAAAAATAGCCTGAAAGTACTGTCCCCTAGTGCAGAGTGGCCTATATCCAGGGAGAACTTGTGCAAGGGAATGGTAGACCTGGGGCatggaggaaagctggggatcTCTTCCATAAG ATTGAATTTGCTGAGAGACAAGACAGCGCATGAAATGAAAGTTCAGCACTTCTACCAGCAATTGTTAAG TGATTTAGCTTGGACTCCCCTGGATCTTGTCTCGTTAATCGCTGAACATATTCCAGTTGAACAAGAACAGGTATTTTGGAAGGTTCTGTTGGTTTTGCCAAGTGATGAGGAATATGCCAAGGATGATCACAGCAG GGTACTGGTGGATTGGTTGAAAGTCAAATTTATGGGAGacaaaaactggagaaaaaacacGTCGCATACGGAAAATAGAATTCAAACGCTAACGCTATTTAATTCTCCTGGCATGCAAGGGAGCAGAAGCATTAAAGTTGGTGTATGTATAAAG GTGGCACATGGTGCACTGTCTGACTGTGAGCTCGAtacagctgaaatgcagaaagacTTGCTTGGAACCAGTGGTctcatccttctccttcctcctcgaGTGAGGAGTGAAGATGTTGCAGAAGACGATGTTTATTGGCTTTCAGCTTTACTGCAGTTGAAACAGTTGCTTCAGGCCAAACCTTTCCATCCATTAGTTCCCCTGGTGGTCCTTGTCCCTGGTCAGgaagaggaggccacagagaaagaagtagaagaag gtttAATGCTGCAGGACTTGATTTCAGCCCAGCTTATTTCAGACTACACCATTGTTGAGCTTCCAGGTTCTATCAATGACTTACAGGGCACGAGAAGG ATCTCCAAGGCTGTTTGCTGGCTGGTTTCCCAGTACCCTAATTCCCTTGAGCTCTGCAGTCAGACCCTTCAGGAGTATGTTGAGGATGGGATTGCATGTGAATTTGGCAACCGCTTCTACCATGACCGGAAAGAGAGGCGTTCAGCTGGCTTGCCGTCTCAGGAGCCTGGGGTCATCATTGAGCTGTACAACAGTgtgctgcagtttctttctgatgtGGCATCCTCAGAGCATCTTTGTGACTTGTCCTGGCCTATTACTGAGTTTTCAGAGCGTGGGGGTAACAAGCTGTTGCCTCACCTGCAGTGGAACATGCCTGATCATCTGGCCTGGCTGAAAAAGGCTGTGCTGTTCTTCCAGATCCCATACCTGGATCTGCCTCCATTAGGTG CTCCTTGGCGTCCTGTTTGCCACATGATTTTCCAGTATGTGTCTCAGATTGCTAGTTCGTCCAGTACTCGACCACTGATCCTGTCTCAAGTGGAGAATCTGCTGAGCAAAACTTACCAGAAGTGGAAGAACAACACATCTGGGAACTCTGATGAAGATGGACCTTCTGTTGATGACATCCCTTGGGATGATATCTTGGCAGCCTGCATTGATCATAAACTGAGAGACTGGAAACCACCCAAACTGCCCATTGCTCCAG aagCAGTAAGTAACGATGGTCAGATTCGTGTGTACTTCTTCAAGGAGCATTTAAAGAACTTCACTCTCCCTTTTGCGTGGGAACAAGCCAGGCTGCGCACACAGGAGGAGATCCGGCAGGGCCATGAGAG GTCAAGGATAAAATGTCCCAAGTCTTTGAAGAAACCCTATAGCATCTCCAAGATGTCAGGTCAATATGGATATGACACGAGCATGCTGTCAGGTCAAGAAAAGAGCCTTACCAGTGCAGGTGAATTCACAGACACAGCCTCAGACAAGGAGCTTCTCCCAGCGCGTCTGTTGGCACAGTTGCaaatggagagaagagaaagcatgaG GTTTGAAGAACAGTTGCACCGATGTCTCACCGAAGACATGGATCCCCTTGGTGCTTTCACAGGTCTTCCTCTCTACCTCCCCCAGTCTCTGGTCTCTAACCCAGCTGTCACCTGTCCTTTGGTGAAGAGTCCTGTGTCATCTCAAGAG GCTGTGAGTCGAGAGGATTGCAAGCGTCTGATGAAGGAGCCAAGCCCCACGCTGTCAGACCAACTGAAACACTTGCAACAGCTCCTCAGAGCAAACAAGGAGGCTGAAGCTGCCTCTGAGCTCCACCTCTCTGCTCTGGTTGACATGGTGAATATTTGA